The Plasmodium sp. gorilla clade G2 genome assembly, chromosome: 4 genome has a segment encoding these proteins:
- a CDS encoding pre-mRNA-processing-splicing factor 8, putative codes for MSHNESCEQSSEDNKNEGSNVLTNSTQHLENNEINNYDDANKNDELNSSHNVINSQAGVENKQDNMCNNINDIFFDKSDSNNNNNEKNNMNDINNIAQNVPNGFINNIGNVAYNNMNAYPPNIPKLPTNMPFLPPNMPILPPHLQHMPNVLPHLQNIPNVPPHLANFPNMINVPNLPPHMHNLPPNMHSLPPHMHNLPPNMHSLPPNMHSLPPNMNYIPPGLNNYMPNMMNMPPPYMMKMPNMKMKSNKIINNVSNNQVDHVRNSNVYNEEGIPLNNNNNNNNNNGDCAQELSSSHYLSPGSYLPNNIKMNNNEIDQLDTNGLTFPSQFNEQQQKKLQHGYGSGDGDDDVEGDYSMNEKQKNKKDINYKNKKAKKYHDFEGDDENYNTNGGNENSLYDSKTFSIIKEKARKWKMLNSKKYSKKKKFGVIEEKEEMPCEHLRKIVKEHGDMSNKKYRYDKRVYLGALKYIPHAVFKLLENIPMPWEQIKNTKVIYHITGAITFVNETFVVIDPLYIAQWGTMWIMMRREKRDRKHFKRMRFPPFDDEEPPLDYADNILDIEPLECIQMKLDKDEDKSVIDWFYDSKPLLYNKNHIPGTSYKKYKLSLEQMGVLYRLGNQLFSDFQDDNYFYLFNLKSFYTAKALNMAIPGGPKFEPLYRDIYEDDEDWNEFNDINKIIIRQQIRTEYKIAFPYLYNNRPRKIAVSKYHSPMCVYIKLEDIDLPPFYFDLIINPIPSYKIRKFNKSSEKNENELFDDDFYLTYTRKEIHYYQHDIENKRKKSSSSSSSKSRRHSKHSDTDDNQYDKGHRKYKRRSSHKSSKRDKRKSTHSSNYKDSDEEDNNSSVSSTNNKNNSDNNDNSDNSNNSDTYISSSKYNSNNLSSRTSKNKDEPYEIDSTVENYSADDSSDKEKNKKKRKNPYNDDNIKSDDDDDNNNKSDVNNQKDDNICVSKKNKKMIIKHVEYGMLPLLHNYPLYTERTINGIQLYHAPYPFNKKCGYTRRGIDIPLVQSWFKEHISTKYPVKVRVSYQKLLKCWVLNHLHSKRPKSMKKKYLFRIFKSTKFFQCTEMDWVEVGLQVCRQGYNMLNLLIHRKNLNYLHLDYNFNLKPVKTLTTKERKKSRFGNAFHLCREILRLTKSIVDSHVQYRLGNIDAYQLADGIQYIFAHVGQLTGMYRYKYRLMRQVRMCKDLKHLIYYRFNTGSVGKGPGCGLWAPLWRVWIFFLRGVIPLLERWLSNLLARQFEGRVSKGIAKTVTKQRVESHFDLELRAAVMHDIIDMIPEGLKNNKGKARLILQHLSEAWRCWKANIPWKVVGLPLPVENIIIRYIKLKADWWVNATYYNRERIKRGATVDKTVCKKNLGRLTRLWLKAEQERQHEYLKDGPYVSGEEAVALYTTAIHWFESRKFTHIPFPPLNYKHDTKLLILALEKLKETFTVKNRLNQSQREELGFIEQAYDNPYETLSRIKRHLLTQRAFKEISISFLDLYTHLVPVYEVDPLEKITDAYLDQYLWYEGDLRNLFPNWVKPSDNEPQPLLVYKICQGINNLHNIWETQNNECVVMLQTQFSKIYEKIDLTLLNRLLRLIVDHNIADYITAKNNTNITFKDMNHINSFGIIRGLQFSSFVFQYYTIIIDLLILGLTRAYDIAGPYNDVNQFLTFQNVQIETRHPIRLYCRYVDKIWILFKFTNEESKDLIQKFLTENPDPNNENIVGYNNKTCWPRDCRMRKMKHDVNLGRATFWEIQNRIPRSLTSLDWDHYNTFVSVYSKDNPNLLFSIAGFEVRILPKIRQLSYGYNGIMYTSYVNEYYSKSVDNKDVTSKKNELADDDEKKSKSNNDQNDNNKNKSEIDKNKSEIDKNDIYNNNNYDGGVKNVVVSSSVKEGTWKLQNEMTKEITAEAYLKVSDNSMKRFENRVRQILMSSGSTTFTKIANKWNTTLIGLMTYFREAVLDTEELLDLLVKCENKIQTRIKIGLNSKMPSRFPPVVFYTPKELGGLGMLSMGHILIPESDLRYMKQTDNGRITHFRSGLSHEEDQLIPNLYRYISTWESEFLESQRVWCEYALKRNECHNQNKKITLEDLEDSWDKGIPRINTLFQKDRHTLAYDKGWRIRQLFKQYQIIKSNPFWWTNQRHDGKLWNLNNYRTDMIQALGGVEGILEHTLFKGTFFPTWEGLFWEKASGFEESMKYKKLTNAQRSGLNQIPNRRFTLWWSPTINRANVYVGFQVQLDLTGIFMHGKIPTLKISLIQIFRAHLWQKIHESLVMDICQVFDLNCDLLDIETVQKETIHPRKSYKMNSSCADILLFANYKWGISKPSLLTDEDHIFTNNTTNDSSVTNGSSNNNNNNSLSFGAFPYTSNQFWIDIQLRWGDFDSHDIERYSRAKFLDYTTDNLSIYPCLTGVLIGVDLAYNLYSAYGNWFNNLKPLMQKALQKIIQSNPSLYVLRERIRKGLQLYSSEPTEPYLNTQNYNELFSSQTIWFVDDTNVYRVTIHKTFEGNLTTKPINGAIFILNPKTGQLFLKIIHTSVWIGQKRLSQLAKWKTAEEVASLIRSLPIEEQPKQIIVTRKGMLDPLEVHLLDFPNIIIKGTELNLPFQALLKLNKIGDLILKATQPQMLLFNLYDDWLNSISSFTAFSRLILILRSLHINPQQTKILLQPNKNIITQPHHIWPSFNNNQWIHLEVQLKDLILNDYSKRNNVHIASLTQNEIRDILLGMEITPPSIQRQQIAELEKNNLDSMEQQMKITTSKTTTKHGNEIIVSTLSPHEQQTFTTKTDWKIRYLANNSLLFRTKNIYVNNMNNKSGTNSENQNSYYNTSINSINDYTYVIAKNLLEKFICISDLKIQVGGFLFGSSPEDNSYVKEIKCILIPPQIGNYQSVTLSNYMPSSKYLKNLELLGWIHTQTTNCSNTNNHLTTYDMVSHWTFLQECKRQMSKGRNVDGVNDNDEDDENYDDSNNNNDNNENNNNNNDNNDNNNIEEAYKMWDKNKTIILTCSFTPGSCTINAYKLTSDGYSFAKSKKNSSDLYVFPNVNNLYEPVQILLSNVFVGYFLIPDDHIWNYNLMGIKFNNHQKYAPHLDIPQPFYADIHRPNHFLQFSLLDQRDADDADVETSFI; via the exons atgagtCATAATGAATCATGTGAACAATCTTcagaagataataaaaatgag ggAAGTAACGTTTTAACAAATTCCACACAACATTTGGAAAATAACGAAATAAACAATTACGATGATGCAAATAAAAACGATGAATTAAATTCATCACATAATGTCATAAACAGCCAAGCAGGTGTGGAAAACAAACAAGATAATATGTGTAATAATAtcaatgatatattttttgataaatctgatagtaataataataataatgaaaaaaataatatgaatgatataaataatatagcaCAAAATGTACCTAAcggttttataaataatattggaAATGttgcatataataatatgaatgcaTATCCACCTAATATTCCAAAATTACCAACCAATATGCCATTTTTACCACCAAATATGCCCATTTTACCACCACACTTGCAACACATGCCAAACGTATTACCacatttacaaaatataccAAATGTCCCACCACATTTAGCAAATTTTccaaatatgataaatgtGCCTAATTTACCACCACATATGCATAACCTCCCTCCAAATATGCATAGTCTTCCACCACATATGCATAATCTTCCACCCAATATGCATAGTCTTCCACCCAACATGCATAGTCTTCCAccaaatatgaattatataccACCAggtttaaataattatatgccaaatatgatgaatatgCCTCCTCcttatatgatgaaaatgccaaacatgaaaatgaaaagtaataaaattattaacaaCGTATCAAATAATCAAGTAGATCATGTAAGAAATTCCAACGTATATAATGAGGAGGGAATACcactaaataataataataataataataataataatggggATTGTGCACAAGAATTAAGCTCTTCTCATTATTTATCACCAGGTTCATACCTACCCAATAATATCAAAATGAATAACAATGAAATAGACCAATTGGATACTAATGGGCTAACTTTTCCATCACAATTTAATGagcaacaacaaaaaaaattacaacaTGGATATGGTAGTGGTGATGGTGATGATGATGTTGAAGGAGATTATTCAATGAatgaaaaacaaaagaacaaaaaagatataaactataaaaacaaaaaagcaAAGAAATATCACGATTTTGAAGGGgatgatgaaaattataatacaaatggAGGAAATGAAAATTCGTTATATGATTCAAAAACTTTTTCTATTATAAAGGAAAAAGCTCGAAAATGGAAAATGCTAAatagtaaaaaatattctaaaaaaaaaaagtttggtgtaatagaagaaaaagaagaaatgcCATGTGAACATTTAAGAAAAATTGTTAAGGAACATGGTGATAtgagtaataaaaaatatagatatgaTAAAAGGGTTTATTTAGGTGCTCTCAAATATATTCCACATGCAGTCTTTaaattattagaaaatattCCTATGCCATGGGAACAAATAAAGAACACAAAagtaatatatcatataacaGGTGCTATAACATTTGTAAATGAAACATTTGTAGTTATCGACCCATTATATATAGCACAATGGGGTACTATGTGGATAATGATGAGAAGAGAAAAAAGAGATCGAAAACATTTTAAAAGAATGCGATTCCCACCATTTGATGACGAAGAACCACCTTTAGATTATGCTGATAACATTTTAGATATTGAACCATTAGAATGTATACAAATGAAATTAGATAAAGATGAAGATAAAAGTGTTATTGATTGGTTTTATGATTCTAAaccattattatataataaaaatcatatacCTGGTACtagttataaaaaatataaattgtcATTAGAACAAATGGGAGTATTGTATAGACTAGGAAATCAATTATTTAGTGATTTCCaggatgataattatttttacttaTTCAATCTTAAGTCATTTTATACAGCTAAAGCATTAAATATGGCTATACCAGGAGGTCCTAAATTTGAACCTTTATATAgagatatatatgaagatgatgaagacTGGAATGAATTTAAtgacataaataaaattattatacgTCAGCAAATAAGAACAGAATATAAAATAGCAtttccatatttatataataatagacCAAGAAAAATTGCAGTTAGTAAATACCATTCAcctatgtgtgtatatataaaattagaaGATATTGATTTGCCACCATTTTATTTcgatttaattataaatccCATACCATCCTATAAAATTAGAAAGTTTAATAAATCATCTGAAAAGAATGAGAATGAACTATTTGATGAcgatttttatttaacatatACAAGAAAGGAAATCCATTATTATCAACATGATATTGAGAACAAAAGAAAGAagtcatcatcatcatcatcatctaaGAGTAGGAGACATTCTAAGCATTCTGATACTGATGATAATCAGTATGATAAAGGTCATCGAAAGTATAAGAGAAGGTCATCGCATAAAAGTTCTAAAAGggataaaagaaaaagtacTCATTCGAGTAATTATAAAGATAGTGATGAAGAGGACAACAATTCAAGTGTAAGTAGcactaataataaaaacaatagtgataataatgacaatagtgataatagtaataatagtgaTACTTATATATCCAGTAGTAAATATAACTCGAACAATTTGAGCAGTAGAACCAGCAAAAATAAGGATGAACCCTACGAAATTGATAGTACTGTGGAAAATTATTCAGCCGATGATAGTtctgataaagaaaaaaataaaaaaaaaagaaaaaatccATACAACGATGATAATATCAAgagtgatgatgatgatgataacaataataaaagtgatgTAAATAATCAGAAAGATGATAACATATGTgtttctaaaaaaaataaaaaaatgattattaAACATGTGGAATATGGAATGCTTCCATTGCTACACAATTATCCTTTATATACAGAACGTACTATAAACGGTATACAATTATATCATGCTCCTTATCCATTTAATAAGAAATGTGGATATACCAGAAGAGGTATCGATATTCCTTTAGTTCAGTCATGGTTTAAAGAACATATATCAACAAAATATCCTGTAAAGGTTAGAGTATCTTATCAGAAGCTTTTAAAATGTTGGGTTTTGAATCATTTACATTCTAAAAGACCAAAAAgtatgaaaaagaaatatttatttcgTATATTTAAGAGTACAAAATTTTTTCAATGTACAGAAATGGATTGGGTAGAGGTAGGTTTACAAGTATGTAGACAAGGttataatatgttaaatttattaatacatcgtaagaatttaaattatttacatttagattataattttaatttaaaaccTGTAAAGACCTTAACAACTaaagaaaggaaaaaatcTCGATTTGGTAATGCATTTCATTTATGTAGAGAAATATTAAGATTAACGAAATCGATTGTTGATTCACATGTACAATATCGATTAGGTAATATAGATGCGTATCAGCTAGCTGATggtatacaatatatttttgctCACGTTGGTCAATTGACTGGTATGTATCGATATAAATATAGGTTGATGAGACAAGTACGTATGTGTAAAGatttaaaacatttaatatattatcgaTTTAATACTGGATCTGTTGGTAAGGGTCCTGGTTGTGGTTTATGGGCTCCTTTATGGAGAGTAtggatttttttcttaagaGGTGTTATCCCACTATTAGAACGATGGTTGAGTAATTTATTAGCTAGACAGTTTGAAGGTAGAGTATCTAAAGGTATAGCAAAAACGGTTACTAAGCAAAGAGTCGAAAGTCATTTCGATTTAGAATTAAGAGCAGCTGTTATGCATGATATTATAGATATGATACCAGAaggtttaaaaaataataaagggAAAGCTAGATTAATATTACAACATTTGAGTGAAGCATGGAGATGTTGGAAAGCGAATATACCATGGAAAGTGGTAGGCCTTCCATTACCtgtagaaaatataattattagatatataaaattaaaggcCGATTGGTGGGTGAATGCAACTTATTATAATAGAGAAAGAATAAAAAGAGGAGCGACTGTAGATAAGACTGTATGTAAAAAGAATTTAGGTAGATTAACTAGATTATGGCTTAAAGCAGAACAAGAAAGGCAAcatgaatatttaaaagatgGACCTTATGTGAGTGGAGAAGAAGCAGTAGCATTATATACAACGGCTATACATTGGTTTGAATCTAGAAAATTTACTCATATACCATTTCCTcctttaaattataaacatGATACGAAATTACTTATATTAGctttagaaaaattaaaagaaacgTTTACTGTAAAAAATAGATTAAATCAATCACAAAGAGAAGAATTGGGTTTTATTGAACAGGCGTATGATAATCCATATGAAACATTATCAAGAATAAAAAGACATTTATTAACTCAACGTGCATTTAAAGAAATATCTATATCCTTTTTAGATTTGTATACACATTTAGTACCTGTATATGAGGTGGATCCATTAGAAAAGATAACAGATGCTTATTTAGATCAGTATTTATGGTATGAAGGTGATTTAAGGAATTTGTTTCCGAATTGGGTTAAGCCATCAGATAATGAGCCTCAACCGTTGTTAGTTTATAAAATTTGTCAaggtataaataatttacataatatatggGAGACGCAAAATAATGAGTGTGTAGTTATGCTTCAAACACAGTTTAGTAAAATATATGAGAAGATTGATTTAACATTATTGAATAGATTATTAAGATTAATAGTAGATCACAACATAGCGGATTATATAACAGCAaagaataatacaaatataacatttaaaGATATGAATCATATTAATTCGTTTGGTATAATACGTGGTTTacaattttcatcatttgtatttcaatattatactataataatagatttattaatattgggTTTAACAAGAGCATATGATATAGCAGGTCCTTATAATGACGTAAATCAATTCTTAACATTTCAGAATGTACAGATAGAAACACGGCATCCAATTAGGTTATATTGTAGATATGTGGATAAGATATggatattatttaaatttacaaATGAAGAATCAAAAGATTTAATACAGAAATTTTTGACAGAAAATCCAGATccaaataatgaaaatatagttggatataataataaaacctGTTGGCCTAGAGATTGTCGTATGAGGAAGATGAAACATGATGTTAATTTGGGAAGAGCAACATTTTGGGAAATACAAAATCGTATTCCAAGATCTTTAACATCATTAGATTGGGATCATTATAATACATTTGTGAGTGTATATTCAAAGGATAACCCTAATTTGTTATTTTCTATAGCTGGTTTTGAGGTTCGTATATTACCAAAAATACGTCAACTGAGTTATGGTTACAATGGTATTATGTATACATCTTATGTGAATGAATATTATAGCAAAAGTGTGGATAATAAAGATGTGACGAGTAAGAAAAATGAATTGGCTGATGATGATGAGAAGAAGAGTAAATCAAATAACgatcaaaatgataataataaaaacaaaagtgAGATTGATAAAAACAAAAGTGAGATTGATAAAAacgatatttataataataacaattatGATGGTGGGGTGAAGAACGTAGTTGTTTCGTCAAGCGTTAAGGAGGGGACATGGAAGTTACAAAACGAAATGACGAAAGAAATAACAGCAGAAGCATATTTAAAAGTTTCTGATAACAGCATGAAACGATTTGAAAATCGAGTAAGACAAATATTAATGTCTTCTGGTAGTACAACGTTCACCAAGATAGCAAACAAATGGAATACTACATTGATTGGTTTGATGACATATTTTAGAGAGGCTGTTTTAGATACTGAAGAGTTATTAGATTTATTAGTAAAATGTGAGAATAAGATACAGACACGTATAAAAATCGGATTAAATTCTAAGATGCCATCTCGTTTCCCTCCTGTTGTTTTTTATACTCCTAAAGAATTAGGAGGATTGGGTATGTTATCTATGGGTCATATATTGATACCAGAATCTGATTTACGTTATATGAAACAAACAGATAATGGTCGAATAACCCATTTCAGATCTGGTTTATCACATGAAGAGGATCAATTAATACCTAATTTGTATAGATACATATCTACATGGGAGAGTGAATTTTTAGAAAGTCAGCGTGTATGGTGTGAATATGcattaaaaagaaatgagTGTCATAATCAGAATAAGAAGATAACATTAGAAGATTTAGAAGATTCATGGGATAAGGGTATACCAAGAATAAATACTTTATTTCAAAAGGATAGGCATACTTTAGCATATGATAAAGGATGGAGAATAAGACAATTATTTAAGCAATATCAAATAATTAAGAGTAATCCATTTTGGTGGACTAACCAAAGACATGATGGAAAGTTATGGaatttgaataattataGAACTGATATGATTCAAGCATTAGGAGGTGTAGAAGGTATATTAGAACATACATTATTTAAAGGAACATTTTTTCCAACATGGGAAGGATTATTTTGGGAGAAGGCAAGTGGTTTTGAAGAGTCTAtgaaatataagaaattaaCAAATGCTCAAAGAAGTGGATTAAATCAAATACCTAATAGACGATTTACATTATGGTGGTCACCAACAATAAATAGAGCTAATGTATATGTAGGTTTTCAAGTACAGTTAGATTTGACTGGAATATTTATGCATGGAAAAATACCAACATTAAAAATATctttaatacaaatatttagAGCACATTTATGGCAAAAAATACATGAATCTTTGGTTATGGATATATGTCAAGTATTTGATTTAAATTGTGATTTGTTAGATATTGAGACAGTTCAAAAGGAGACAATCCATCCAAGAAAATCATACAAAATGAATAGTTCATGTGctgacatattattatttgcaaATTATAAGTGGGGTATATCAAAGCCGTCTTTATTAACAGATGAGGatcatatatttacaaataataCAACAAATGATTCAAGTGTAACAAATggtagtagtaataataataataataattcgtTATCTTTTGGGGCCTTTCCTTATACTTCTAATCAATTTTGGATTGATATTCAATTAAGATGGGGAGATTTTGATTCTCATGATATTGAAAGATATAGTCGAGCTAAATTTTTAGATTACACAACGGATAATTTGTCTATCTATCCATGTTTGACTGGTGTATTGATAGGTGTGGATTTagcatataatttatattcagCATATGGTAATTggtttaataatttaaaaccGTTAATGCAAAAGGctttacaaaaaataattcaatcGAATCCttctttatatgtattaagaGAACGTATTAGAAAAGGTTTACAATTATATTCATCAGAACCGACTGAACCATATTTGAATACTCAGaattataatgaattattttcatcacaaACAATATGGTTTGTTGATGATACAAATGTATATCGTGTTACAATACATAAAACGTTTGAAGGTAATTTAACAACAAAACCAATTAATGGtgctatatttatattgaatCCTAAGACAGgtcaattatttttaaaaataattcacaCATCTGTTTGGATAGGTCAGAAACGTTTATCTCAGCTAGCTAAATGGAAAACAGCTGAAGAGGTGGCATCATTGATTAGATCATTACCTATAGAAGAACAACCAAAACAAATTATAGTAACAAGAAAAGGTATGTTAGATCCTTTAGAAGTGCATTTATTAGATTTTccaaatattataatcaaaGGAACAGAATTAAATTTACCATTCCAAGCATTATTAAAACTGAATAAAATAGGagatttaatattaaaagcaACACAGCCAcaaatgttattatttaatttgtatGATGATTGGTTAAATAGTATATCATCTTTTACAGCTTTTAGTagattaatattaatattaagaagtttacatataaatccacaacaaacaaaaatattattacaaccaaataagaatataataacacaACCACATCATATATGGccatcatttaataataatcagTGGATACATTTAGAAGTACAATTGAaagatttaatattaaatgattaTTCTAAACGAAATAATGTACACATAGCATCATTAACCCAAAATGAAATAAGAGATATTTTATTAGGTATGGAAATAACACCCCCATCAATACAAAGACAGCAAATAGCTGAATTGGAAAAGAATAATTTAGATTCAATGGAAcaacaaatgaaaataacaACCTCAAAAACTACAACCAAGCATGGAAATGAGATAATAGTTTCAACATTATCACCACATGAACAACAAACGTTTACAACAAAAACGGATTGGAAAATAAGATATTTAGcaaataattcattattatttagaacaaaaaatatatatgttaataatatgaataataaaagtggTACCAATTCAGAGAATCAAAATAGTTATTATAATACAAGTATTAATTCTATTAATGattatacatatgtaatAGCAAAAAATTTATTGGAAAAATTCATATGTATATCAGATTTAAAAATACAAGTAGGAGGATTTTTGTTTGGATCTTCCCCTGAAGATAATTCATATGTCAAAGAAATTAAATGTATACTAATTCCACCTCAAATAGGCAATTACCAATCAGTCACATTATCAAATTATATGCCATCtagtaaatatttaaaaaacttAGAATTGTTAGGATGGATACATACACAGACAACTAATTGTTCTAATACGAATAATCATTTGACAACATATGATATGGTATCTCACTGGACCTTTTTACAAGAGTGTAAGAGACAAATGTCGAAAGGAAGAAACGTTGATGGTGTGAATGACAATGATGAGGATGATGAGAATTATGATGACagtaataacaataatgacaataatgaaaataataataataataatgataataatgataataataatattgaagaGGCATACAAAATGTgggataaaaataaaactataATTCTGACCTGTTCATTTACTCCTGGTAGTTGTACTATCAATGCATATAAATTAACAAGTGATGGATATTCATTTGCTAAAAGTAAAAAGAATTCATCagatttatatgtattcccaaatgtaaataatttatatgaacctgtacaaatattattatcaaatgtTTTCGTTGGATACTTTTTAATACCAGATGATCATATATggaattataatttaatggGAATCAAATTTAATAATCATCAAAAATATGCACCACATCTTGATATACCACAACCATTTTATGCAGATATACATAGACCAAATCATTTTCTACAATTCTCATTGCTTGATCAAAGAGACGCCGACGACGCTGACGTCGAAACGtcttttatatga